A single Xiphias gladius isolate SHS-SW01 ecotype Sanya breed wild chromosome 18, ASM1685928v1, whole genome shotgun sequence DNA region contains:
- the LOC120804076 gene encoding PHD finger protein 20-like isoform X1, producing MYNLKHPVVSFLMQMKTPPDRSGITFEVGAQLEARDRHKNWYTATIEKIDYDKERVLIHYRQWSRRHDEWFQWNSPYLRPLERVSLRRQGLNPPRSHPMFVSGTKVLACWTDCRFYPAKILRVNKDDSYTVRFYDGVVRTVKPTKVKPFQEKSRSEKSAVGSEGWEEGESEEEEDGGEKEEEEEKKEEEAEEKVTSEERDGAVEGEEERKRKAEASSSHPPAKKKTDDSRSSGAENQPITVDSTRPAAPNPAHIDRDVLLERQAHLPTTHKFSREPLYRVIKNQPPPILSIELDHNPFKCPAAGCTKSFRKASLLHYHIKYYHSDQQLDERGSEQEAPRRKRSSSEGGDFVSDRKNENRNITCHRDDREHSTMGTGRTEGKRDGEREKTGGQNRKERKNFLRVKLKKKKKKKKKKKSQSGLGSSDDENSDRPPITLKLSTAHHDTHKPVDDGSDWSTLTAESGEDTASWPVAMETEECEVVRCVCEVDEENDFMIQCESCLCWQHGTCMGLYEDNIPHNYICYYCRHAAGWRRAQRFLSEPDFLISGHMFGLSCVKENYSEINASKITHTSRLLAHTHGLSQVLSGLQLKISLLHSPPHPDLQLWSLPWRREEGPRLTSSPRGDPAICYVSSEHCYQKPGASWEKAEEREKERQAAAAKQERHTEQKEIKPEDISKQVTDATTGDHRNTVTTTDTHSDSGIKTEKHTRADCEERTRTQTHAPGPRPASVAECQLNLLEHVESLHHQISARMDLIERELDVLESWLDHSGELEPPDPLSRLPQLKQRIGRLLRDLCTVRCLSVCR from the exons ATGTACAACTTGAAACATCCGGTCGTCTCCTTTCTGATGCAG aTGAAGACTCCTCCAGACAGGTCAGGAATCACTTTCGAGGTCGGAGCGCAGCTGGAAGCCCGAGATCGACACAAGAACTG GTACACAGCTACAATTGAAAAAATCGACTACGACAAAGAGCGGGTCCTGATCCACTACCGTCAGTGGAGCCGTCGACATGATGAATGGTTTCAGTGGAACTCGCCGTACCTTCGGCCGCTGGAGCGAGTCAGTCTGAGGAGGCAGGGCCTGAATCCACCACGATCTCACCCG atGTTTGTTTCAGGAACGAAGGTTCTGGCCTGTTGGACAGACTGTCGTTTCTACCCGGCCAAAATCCTCAGGGTCAACAAGGACG actCCTACACAGTGCGTTTCTACGATGGCGTGGTTCGGACCGTGAAGCCCACCAAGGTCAAACCCTTCCAGGAA AAGTCCAGATCTGAGAAGAGTGCGGTGGGAAGCGAGGgatgggaggaaggagagagcgaggaggaggaggatggtggagaaaaagaagaagaagaagagaagaaggaagaggaggcggaggagaaGGTGACATCAGAGGAGCGGGACGGAGctgtggagggggaggaggagaggaagaggaaggcaGAAGCTTCATCCTCGCATCCAccagcaaagaagaaaacagatgacA GTAGAAGCAGCGGCGCTGAGAATCAGCCAATCACGGTTGACTCCACCCGGCCAGCCGCTCCTAACCCCGCCCACATCGACAGAG acGTCCTGTTGGAGCGTCAGGCCCACCTGCCCACCACACACAAATTCAGCAGAGAACCAC TGTATAGAGTGATAAAGAACCAGCCTCCTCCCATCCTCTCCATTGAGTTGGACCACAACCCTTTCAAGTGTCCCGCAGCGGGCTGCACCAAGTCGTTCAGGAAGGCGAGTCTGCTACACTACCACATCAAGTACTACCACTCCGACCAGCAGCTGGACGAGCGAGGCAGCGAGCAGGAGGCACCGAG GAGGAAGCGGTCGTCTTCTGAGGGAGGCGACTTCGTGTCAGACAGGAAGAACGAGAACCGGAATATCACCTGTCACCGAGACGACAGAGAGCACAGCACCATGGGAACAGGTAGGACAG AAGGGAAGAGGGACGGAGAGCGGGAGAAAACCGGAGGGCAGaacagaaaggagaggaagaactTCCTGAGAGTCAaactaaagaagaagaaaaagaagaagaagaagaagaaaagtcagtCAG GACTCGGCAGCAGCGACGATGAGAACTCAGACAGACCTCCGATCACTCTGAAGCTCTCCACCGCACACcacgacacacacaaacccg TTGACGACGGCAGCGACTGGTCGACGCTAACAGCGGAGAGCGGAGAGGACACGGCCTCTTGGCccgttgccatggagacagaGGAGTGTGAGGtggtgaggtgtgtgtgtgaggtggacGAGGAGAACGACTTCATGATCCAG tGTGAGTCGTGTCTGTGTTGGCAGCACGGCACCTGTATGGGTTTATATGAAGACAACATCCCACATAACTACATCTGCTACTACTGCAGACACGCTGCAG GTTGGAGGCGGGCCCAGCGTTTCCTGTCCGAGCCTGATTTTCTGATATCTGGTCACATGTTTGGCCTGTCGTGTGTGAAGGAGAACTACTCGGAGATAAACGCCTCGAAGATCACACACACCAGCCGTCTGCTGGCGCACACACACGGCCTCAGTCAGGTCCTCAGTGGGCTGCAGCTCAAAATCAGCCTGTTACA CTCTCCACCCCACCCCGATCTGCAGCTGTGGAGCTTGCCGTGGAGACGGGAAGAGGGGCCGAGATTGACGTCCAGCCCAAGAGGAGACCCCGCCATCTGTTACGTCAGCAGCGAGCACTGCTACCAGAAGCCCGGAGCATCGTGGGAAAAAgcggaggagagagaaaaggaaaggcagGCGGCCGCAGCGAAGCAGGAACGACACACTGAGCAGAAG GAAATAAAGCCCGAAGACATCAGCAAGCAGGTGACTGACGCTACGACAGGTGACCATAGGAACACTGTgacaaccacagacacacacagcgaCAGCGGCATAAAAACGGAAAAGCACACGCGCGCGGACTGCGAGGAACGCACACGCACTCAGACACACGCACCCGGGCCTCGTCCGGCGTCTGTGGCCGAGTGTCAGCTGAACCTGCTGGAGCACGTCGAGTCTCTTCACCACCAGATCAGTGCCAGGATGGACCTGATCGAACGAGAGCTTGacg tcttAGAGTCCTGGTTGGACCACTCGGGCGAGCTCGAGCCTCCCGACCCTCTGTCCCGACTTCCGCAGCTCAAACAGCGAATCGGGCGTCTGCTGCGTGACCTCTGCACTGTGAGATGCCTGTCAGTCTGCCGCTGA
- the LOC120804076 gene encoding PHD finger protein 20-like isoform X4, whose protein sequence is MYNLKHPVVSFLMQMKTPPDRSGITFEVGAQLEARDRHKNWYTATIEKIDYDKERVLIHYRQWSRRHDEWFQWNSPYLRPLERVSLRRQGLNPPRSHPMFVSGTKVLACWTDCRFYPAKILRVNKDDSYTVRFYDGVVRTVKPTKVKPFQEKSRSEKSAVGSEGWEEGESEEEEDGGEKEEEEEKKEEEAEEKVTSEERDGAVEGEEERKRKAEASSSHPPAKKKTDDNVLLERQAHLPTTHKFSREPLYRVIKNQPPPILSIELDHNPFKCPAAGCTKSFRKASLLHYHIKYYHSDQQLDERGSEQEAPRRKRSSSEGGDFVSDRKNENRNITCHRDDREHSTMGTGRTEGKRDGEREKTGGQNRKERKNFLRVKLKKKKKKKKKKKSQSGLGSSDDENSDRPPITLKLSTAHHDTHKPVDDGSDWSTLTAESGEDTASWPVAMETEECEVVRCVCEVDEENDFMIQCESCLCWQHGTCMGLYEDNIPHNYICYYCRHAAGWRRAQRFLSEPDFLISGHMFGLSCVKENYSEINASKITHTSRLLAHTHGLSQVLSGLQLKISLLHSPPHPDLQLWSLPWRREEGPRLTSSPRGDPAICYVSSEHCYQKPGASWEKAEEREKERQAAAAKQERHTEQKEIKPEDISKQVTDATTGDHRNTVTTTDTHSDSGIKTEKHTRADCEERTRTQTHAPGPRPASVAECQLNLLEHVESLHHQISARMDLIERELDVLESWLDHSGELEPPDPLSRLPQLKQRIGRLLRDLCTVRCLSVCR, encoded by the exons ATGTACAACTTGAAACATCCGGTCGTCTCCTTTCTGATGCAG aTGAAGACTCCTCCAGACAGGTCAGGAATCACTTTCGAGGTCGGAGCGCAGCTGGAAGCCCGAGATCGACACAAGAACTG GTACACAGCTACAATTGAAAAAATCGACTACGACAAAGAGCGGGTCCTGATCCACTACCGTCAGTGGAGCCGTCGACATGATGAATGGTTTCAGTGGAACTCGCCGTACCTTCGGCCGCTGGAGCGAGTCAGTCTGAGGAGGCAGGGCCTGAATCCACCACGATCTCACCCG atGTTTGTTTCAGGAACGAAGGTTCTGGCCTGTTGGACAGACTGTCGTTTCTACCCGGCCAAAATCCTCAGGGTCAACAAGGACG actCCTACACAGTGCGTTTCTACGATGGCGTGGTTCGGACCGTGAAGCCCACCAAGGTCAAACCCTTCCAGGAA AAGTCCAGATCTGAGAAGAGTGCGGTGGGAAGCGAGGgatgggaggaaggagagagcgaggaggaggaggatggtggagaaaaagaagaagaagaagagaagaaggaagaggaggcggaggagaaGGTGACATCAGAGGAGCGGGACGGAGctgtggagggggaggaggagaggaagaggaaggcaGAAGCTTCATCCTCGCATCCAccagcaaagaagaaaacagatgacA acGTCCTGTTGGAGCGTCAGGCCCACCTGCCCACCACACACAAATTCAGCAGAGAACCAC TGTATAGAGTGATAAAGAACCAGCCTCCTCCCATCCTCTCCATTGAGTTGGACCACAACCCTTTCAAGTGTCCCGCAGCGGGCTGCACCAAGTCGTTCAGGAAGGCGAGTCTGCTACACTACCACATCAAGTACTACCACTCCGACCAGCAGCTGGACGAGCGAGGCAGCGAGCAGGAGGCACCGAG GAGGAAGCGGTCGTCTTCTGAGGGAGGCGACTTCGTGTCAGACAGGAAGAACGAGAACCGGAATATCACCTGTCACCGAGACGACAGAGAGCACAGCACCATGGGAACAGGTAGGACAG AAGGGAAGAGGGACGGAGAGCGGGAGAAAACCGGAGGGCAGaacagaaaggagaggaagaactTCCTGAGAGTCAaactaaagaagaagaaaaagaagaagaagaagaagaaaagtcagtCAG GACTCGGCAGCAGCGACGATGAGAACTCAGACAGACCTCCGATCACTCTGAAGCTCTCCACCGCACACcacgacacacacaaacccg TTGACGACGGCAGCGACTGGTCGACGCTAACAGCGGAGAGCGGAGAGGACACGGCCTCTTGGCccgttgccatggagacagaGGAGTGTGAGGtggtgaggtgtgtgtgtgaggtggacGAGGAGAACGACTTCATGATCCAG tGTGAGTCGTGTCTGTGTTGGCAGCACGGCACCTGTATGGGTTTATATGAAGACAACATCCCACATAACTACATCTGCTACTACTGCAGACACGCTGCAG GTTGGAGGCGGGCCCAGCGTTTCCTGTCCGAGCCTGATTTTCTGATATCTGGTCACATGTTTGGCCTGTCGTGTGTGAAGGAGAACTACTCGGAGATAAACGCCTCGAAGATCACACACACCAGCCGTCTGCTGGCGCACACACACGGCCTCAGTCAGGTCCTCAGTGGGCTGCAGCTCAAAATCAGCCTGTTACA CTCTCCACCCCACCCCGATCTGCAGCTGTGGAGCTTGCCGTGGAGACGGGAAGAGGGGCCGAGATTGACGTCCAGCCCAAGAGGAGACCCCGCCATCTGTTACGTCAGCAGCGAGCACTGCTACCAGAAGCCCGGAGCATCGTGGGAAAAAgcggaggagagagaaaaggaaaggcagGCGGCCGCAGCGAAGCAGGAACGACACACTGAGCAGAAG GAAATAAAGCCCGAAGACATCAGCAAGCAGGTGACTGACGCTACGACAGGTGACCATAGGAACACTGTgacaaccacagacacacacagcgaCAGCGGCATAAAAACGGAAAAGCACACGCGCGCGGACTGCGAGGAACGCACACGCACTCAGACACACGCACCCGGGCCTCGTCCGGCGTCTGTGGCCGAGTGTCAGCTGAACCTGCTGGAGCACGTCGAGTCTCTTCACCACCAGATCAGTGCCAGGATGGACCTGATCGAACGAGAGCTTGacg tcttAGAGTCCTGGTTGGACCACTCGGGCGAGCTCGAGCCTCCCGACCCTCTGTCCCGACTTCCGCAGCTCAAACAGCGAATCGGGCGTCTGCTGCGTGACCTCTGCACTGTGAGATGCCTGTCAGTCTGCCGCTGA
- the LOC120804076 gene encoding PHD finger protein 20-like isoform X3, translated as MKTPPDRSGITFEVGAQLEARDRHKNWYTATIEKIDYDKERVLIHYRQWSRRHDEWFQWNSPYLRPLERVSLRRQGLNPPRSHPMFVSGTKVLACWTDCRFYPAKILRVNKDDSYTVRFYDGVVRTVKPTKVKPFQEKSRSEKSAVGSEGWEEGESEEEEDGGEKEEEEEKKEEEAEEKVTSEERDGAVEGEEERKRKAEASSSHPPAKKKTDDSRSSGAENQPITVDSTRPAAPNPAHIDRDVLLERQAHLPTTHKFSREPLYRVIKNQPPPILSIELDHNPFKCPAAGCTKSFRKASLLHYHIKYYHSDQQLDERGSEQEAPRRKRSSSEGGDFVSDRKNENRNITCHRDDREHSTMGTGRTEGKRDGEREKTGGQNRKERKNFLRVKLKKKKKKKKKKKSQSGLGSSDDENSDRPPITLKLSTAHHDTHKPVDDGSDWSTLTAESGEDTASWPVAMETEECEVVRCVCEVDEENDFMIQCESCLCWQHGTCMGLYEDNIPHNYICYYCRHAAGWRRAQRFLSEPDFLISGHMFGLSCVKENYSEINASKITHTSRLLAHTHGLSQVLSGLQLKISLLHSPPHPDLQLWSLPWRREEGPRLTSSPRGDPAICYVSSEHCYQKPGASWEKAEEREKERQAAAAKQERHTEQKEIKPEDISKQVTDATTGDHRNTVTTTDTHSDSGIKTEKHTRADCEERTRTQTHAPGPRPASVAECQLNLLEHVESLHHQISARMDLIERELDVLESWLDHSGELEPPDPLSRLPQLKQRIGRLLRDLCTVRCLSVCR; from the exons aTGAAGACTCCTCCAGACAGGTCAGGAATCACTTTCGAGGTCGGAGCGCAGCTGGAAGCCCGAGATCGACACAAGAACTG GTACACAGCTACAATTGAAAAAATCGACTACGACAAAGAGCGGGTCCTGATCCACTACCGTCAGTGGAGCCGTCGACATGATGAATGGTTTCAGTGGAACTCGCCGTACCTTCGGCCGCTGGAGCGAGTCAGTCTGAGGAGGCAGGGCCTGAATCCACCACGATCTCACCCG atGTTTGTTTCAGGAACGAAGGTTCTGGCCTGTTGGACAGACTGTCGTTTCTACCCGGCCAAAATCCTCAGGGTCAACAAGGACG actCCTACACAGTGCGTTTCTACGATGGCGTGGTTCGGACCGTGAAGCCCACCAAGGTCAAACCCTTCCAGGAA AAGTCCAGATCTGAGAAGAGTGCGGTGGGAAGCGAGGgatgggaggaaggagagagcgaggaggaggaggatggtggagaaaaagaagaagaagaagagaagaaggaagaggaggcggaggagaaGGTGACATCAGAGGAGCGGGACGGAGctgtggagggggaggaggagaggaagaggaaggcaGAAGCTTCATCCTCGCATCCAccagcaaagaagaaaacagatgacA GTAGAAGCAGCGGCGCTGAGAATCAGCCAATCACGGTTGACTCCACCCGGCCAGCCGCTCCTAACCCCGCCCACATCGACAGAG acGTCCTGTTGGAGCGTCAGGCCCACCTGCCCACCACACACAAATTCAGCAGAGAACCAC TGTATAGAGTGATAAAGAACCAGCCTCCTCCCATCCTCTCCATTGAGTTGGACCACAACCCTTTCAAGTGTCCCGCAGCGGGCTGCACCAAGTCGTTCAGGAAGGCGAGTCTGCTACACTACCACATCAAGTACTACCACTCCGACCAGCAGCTGGACGAGCGAGGCAGCGAGCAGGAGGCACCGAG GAGGAAGCGGTCGTCTTCTGAGGGAGGCGACTTCGTGTCAGACAGGAAGAACGAGAACCGGAATATCACCTGTCACCGAGACGACAGAGAGCACAGCACCATGGGAACAGGTAGGACAG AAGGGAAGAGGGACGGAGAGCGGGAGAAAACCGGAGGGCAGaacagaaaggagaggaagaactTCCTGAGAGTCAaactaaagaagaagaaaaagaagaagaagaagaagaaaagtcagtCAG GACTCGGCAGCAGCGACGATGAGAACTCAGACAGACCTCCGATCACTCTGAAGCTCTCCACCGCACACcacgacacacacaaacccg TTGACGACGGCAGCGACTGGTCGACGCTAACAGCGGAGAGCGGAGAGGACACGGCCTCTTGGCccgttgccatggagacagaGGAGTGTGAGGtggtgaggtgtgtgtgtgaggtggacGAGGAGAACGACTTCATGATCCAG tGTGAGTCGTGTCTGTGTTGGCAGCACGGCACCTGTATGGGTTTATATGAAGACAACATCCCACATAACTACATCTGCTACTACTGCAGACACGCTGCAG GTTGGAGGCGGGCCCAGCGTTTCCTGTCCGAGCCTGATTTTCTGATATCTGGTCACATGTTTGGCCTGTCGTGTGTGAAGGAGAACTACTCGGAGATAAACGCCTCGAAGATCACACACACCAGCCGTCTGCTGGCGCACACACACGGCCTCAGTCAGGTCCTCAGTGGGCTGCAGCTCAAAATCAGCCTGTTACA CTCTCCACCCCACCCCGATCTGCAGCTGTGGAGCTTGCCGTGGAGACGGGAAGAGGGGCCGAGATTGACGTCCAGCCCAAGAGGAGACCCCGCCATCTGTTACGTCAGCAGCGAGCACTGCTACCAGAAGCCCGGAGCATCGTGGGAAAAAgcggaggagagagaaaaggaaaggcagGCGGCCGCAGCGAAGCAGGAACGACACACTGAGCAGAAG GAAATAAAGCCCGAAGACATCAGCAAGCAGGTGACTGACGCTACGACAGGTGACCATAGGAACACTGTgacaaccacagacacacacagcgaCAGCGGCATAAAAACGGAAAAGCACACGCGCGCGGACTGCGAGGAACGCACACGCACTCAGACACACGCACCCGGGCCTCGTCCGGCGTCTGTGGCCGAGTGTCAGCTGAACCTGCTGGAGCACGTCGAGTCTCTTCACCACCAGATCAGTGCCAGGATGGACCTGATCGAACGAGAGCTTGacg tcttAGAGTCCTGGTTGGACCACTCGGGCGAGCTCGAGCCTCCCGACCCTCTGTCCCGACTTCCGCAGCTCAAACAGCGAATCGGGCGTCTGCTGCGTGACCTCTGCACTGTGAGATGCCTGTCAGTCTGCCGCTGA
- the LOC120804076 gene encoding PHD finger protein 20-like isoform X2, protein MYNLKHPVVSFLMQMKTPPDRSGITFEVGAQLEARDRHKNWYTATIEKIDYDKERVLIHYRQWSRRHDEWFQWNSPYLRPLERVSLRRQGLNPPRSHPMFVSGTKVLACWTDCRFYPAKILRVNKDDSYTVRFYDGVVRTVKPTKVKPFQEKSRSEKSAVGSEGWEEGESEEEEDGGEKEEEEEKKEEEAEEKVTSEERDGAVEGEEERKRKAEASSSHPPAKKKTDDSRSSGAENQPITVDSTRPAAPNPAHIDRDVLLERQAHLPTTHKFSREPLYRVIKNQPPPILSIELDHNPFKCPAAGCTKSFRKASLLHYHIKYYHSDQQLDERGSEQEAPRRKRSSSEGGDFVSDRKNENRNITCHRDDREHSTMGTEGKRDGEREKTGGQNRKERKNFLRVKLKKKKKKKKKKKSQSGLGSSDDENSDRPPITLKLSTAHHDTHKPVDDGSDWSTLTAESGEDTASWPVAMETEECEVVRCVCEVDEENDFMIQCESCLCWQHGTCMGLYEDNIPHNYICYYCRHAAGWRRAQRFLSEPDFLISGHMFGLSCVKENYSEINASKITHTSRLLAHTHGLSQVLSGLQLKISLLHSPPHPDLQLWSLPWRREEGPRLTSSPRGDPAICYVSSEHCYQKPGASWEKAEEREKERQAAAAKQERHTEQKEIKPEDISKQVTDATTGDHRNTVTTTDTHSDSGIKTEKHTRADCEERTRTQTHAPGPRPASVAECQLNLLEHVESLHHQISARMDLIERELDVLESWLDHSGELEPPDPLSRLPQLKQRIGRLLRDLCTVRCLSVCR, encoded by the exons ATGTACAACTTGAAACATCCGGTCGTCTCCTTTCTGATGCAG aTGAAGACTCCTCCAGACAGGTCAGGAATCACTTTCGAGGTCGGAGCGCAGCTGGAAGCCCGAGATCGACACAAGAACTG GTACACAGCTACAATTGAAAAAATCGACTACGACAAAGAGCGGGTCCTGATCCACTACCGTCAGTGGAGCCGTCGACATGATGAATGGTTTCAGTGGAACTCGCCGTACCTTCGGCCGCTGGAGCGAGTCAGTCTGAGGAGGCAGGGCCTGAATCCACCACGATCTCACCCG atGTTTGTTTCAGGAACGAAGGTTCTGGCCTGTTGGACAGACTGTCGTTTCTACCCGGCCAAAATCCTCAGGGTCAACAAGGACG actCCTACACAGTGCGTTTCTACGATGGCGTGGTTCGGACCGTGAAGCCCACCAAGGTCAAACCCTTCCAGGAA AAGTCCAGATCTGAGAAGAGTGCGGTGGGAAGCGAGGgatgggaggaaggagagagcgaggaggaggaggatggtggagaaaaagaagaagaagaagagaagaaggaagaggaggcggaggagaaGGTGACATCAGAGGAGCGGGACGGAGctgtggagggggaggaggagaggaagaggaaggcaGAAGCTTCATCCTCGCATCCAccagcaaagaagaaaacagatgacA GTAGAAGCAGCGGCGCTGAGAATCAGCCAATCACGGTTGACTCCACCCGGCCAGCCGCTCCTAACCCCGCCCACATCGACAGAG acGTCCTGTTGGAGCGTCAGGCCCACCTGCCCACCACACACAAATTCAGCAGAGAACCAC TGTATAGAGTGATAAAGAACCAGCCTCCTCCCATCCTCTCCATTGAGTTGGACCACAACCCTTTCAAGTGTCCCGCAGCGGGCTGCACCAAGTCGTTCAGGAAGGCGAGTCTGCTACACTACCACATCAAGTACTACCACTCCGACCAGCAGCTGGACGAGCGAGGCAGCGAGCAGGAGGCACCGAG GAGGAAGCGGTCGTCTTCTGAGGGAGGCGACTTCGTGTCAGACAGGAAGAACGAGAACCGGAATATCACCTGTCACCGAGACGACAGAGAGCACAGCACCATGGGAACAG AAGGGAAGAGGGACGGAGAGCGGGAGAAAACCGGAGGGCAGaacagaaaggagaggaagaactTCCTGAGAGTCAaactaaagaagaagaaaaagaagaagaagaagaagaaaagtcagtCAG GACTCGGCAGCAGCGACGATGAGAACTCAGACAGACCTCCGATCACTCTGAAGCTCTCCACCGCACACcacgacacacacaaacccg TTGACGACGGCAGCGACTGGTCGACGCTAACAGCGGAGAGCGGAGAGGACACGGCCTCTTGGCccgttgccatggagacagaGGAGTGTGAGGtggtgaggtgtgtgtgtgaggtggacGAGGAGAACGACTTCATGATCCAG tGTGAGTCGTGTCTGTGTTGGCAGCACGGCACCTGTATGGGTTTATATGAAGACAACATCCCACATAACTACATCTGCTACTACTGCAGACACGCTGCAG GTTGGAGGCGGGCCCAGCGTTTCCTGTCCGAGCCTGATTTTCTGATATCTGGTCACATGTTTGGCCTGTCGTGTGTGAAGGAGAACTACTCGGAGATAAACGCCTCGAAGATCACACACACCAGCCGTCTGCTGGCGCACACACACGGCCTCAGTCAGGTCCTCAGTGGGCTGCAGCTCAAAATCAGCCTGTTACA CTCTCCACCCCACCCCGATCTGCAGCTGTGGAGCTTGCCGTGGAGACGGGAAGAGGGGCCGAGATTGACGTCCAGCCCAAGAGGAGACCCCGCCATCTGTTACGTCAGCAGCGAGCACTGCTACCAGAAGCCCGGAGCATCGTGGGAAAAAgcggaggagagagaaaaggaaaggcagGCGGCCGCAGCGAAGCAGGAACGACACACTGAGCAGAAG GAAATAAAGCCCGAAGACATCAGCAAGCAGGTGACTGACGCTACGACAGGTGACCATAGGAACACTGTgacaaccacagacacacacagcgaCAGCGGCATAAAAACGGAAAAGCACACGCGCGCGGACTGCGAGGAACGCACACGCACTCAGACACACGCACCCGGGCCTCGTCCGGCGTCTGTGGCCGAGTGTCAGCTGAACCTGCTGGAGCACGTCGAGTCTCTTCACCACCAGATCAGTGCCAGGATGGACCTGATCGAACGAGAGCTTGacg tcttAGAGTCCTGGTTGGACCACTCGGGCGAGCTCGAGCCTCCCGACCCTCTGTCCCGACTTCCGCAGCTCAAACAGCGAATCGGGCGTCTGCTGCGTGACCTCTGCACTGTGAGATGCCTGTCAGTCTGCCGCTGA